The genomic window GAGATCCCAGGCTACGAGTTCTTCGCGCACTACGAGCCGACTTATGAGGTCGGCGGCGATTACTACGACTTCGTCCCGCTGCCGGGGAATCGGTACGCGGTGGCCGTCGGCGACGTCTCCGGCAAGGGGGTGGCCGCGGCGCTGATGATGGCCAAGTTCTCCGGCGACACGCGCTACTGCATCCTCACGGAGAACTCCCCCGGCGAGGCCGCTCGCGAGCTCAACAGCCTGCTCTTCGCCGCGGGGATCGACGAGAAGTTCATCACCCTGAGCCTGAGCGTCCTGGACGTCGAGACGCGGACGCTGTCGCTCAGCTCCGCCGGCCACCCCGCCATCCTGATCCGCCGGGCCTCCGGCCGGGTGGAGGAGGTGGGCGAGGACATCGCCGGCTTCCCCCTGGGGATCATCCCGGGGACCGAGTATCAGCACACCGAGGTCTCGCTGGAGCCAGGGGACGTCGCCGTGGTCTATTCCGACGGCGTGACCGACGGCCGGAACACGCGCGAGGAGATCTACCACACGAAGGAGCATCCCCGGCTCAGCAAGCGGCTCCGCGAGACCACGGGCGGGCCGGACGTGGTGGGCCGGGCGATCCTCCAGGACATCCGCGAGTACACGGCGGGCCACGCCCAGGTGGACGACATCACGCTCGTCTGCTTCGGCCCGGTCTCCCGGCCGGCCGGCCGCTGATCGGCCGCGATGCCCGCCCCCGGCCCGGGCGGGGCCGTCCACGGTCTACCCGCCGCCAGCCCATGCACGGATCCGCACCATGTCCCTGAAGATCAGCAACCTCCGCCTCGAGATCGACGATCGCGAGGAGGACCTCCCCCGACGCGTCGCCGGCCGGCTCGGCATCGCCCCCGGCGACCTCCTGCGCTGGAGGATCCTACGCAAGAGCCTGGACGCCCGTCGGCACGACGACCTCCATTTCATGTACGCGATGGAGGTGGACATCCCCCCCGACGCGGCCGGGCGGCTGGCCGCGGCCTCGGACCCCGACGTGCGGGCCTTCGAGCCGGAGCCGTTCTCCTGGCCGCCCCCCGGCGACCGCCCCCTGGAGCACCGGCCGGTGATCATCGGCGCCGGGCCCGCGGGGCTGCTGGCGGGCTACTTCCTGGCCGAGCAGGGCTACCGCCCCCTGATCCTGGAGCGCGGTCGCGCCGTCAAGGACCGCGTCGCCGACGTCCGCCGGTTCGACGCCGGCGGCCCGATCGACCCCGAGAGCAACTACCTCTTCGGCGAAGGCGGCGCGGGGACGTTCAGCGACGGCAAGCTGACCAGCCGCGCCACCGGCCCGGACGTGACGCGGATCCTCGAGGTCCTCGCCGAGTGCCACGGCAAGCCCTCGATCATCTACGAGCACCGCCCCCACCTGGGCTCCAACCGCCTGCCCCTGGTGGTCCGCACCCTCCGCCGCAAGCTCGAGGCGATGGGCGGCGAGGTGATCTTCTCGTGCCGGGCGGAGGACCTGGACGTCGCGGACGGCCGGATGCGAGGCGTCGCGACCAGCTCCGGATACATCCCGGCCGAGGTCGTCATCCTGGCGGCGGGCCACAGCGCCCGGGACACCTACGGCCTCCTGCTGAGGCGCGGGATCCCGATCGCCGCGAAGCCCTTCCAGTTCGGCGTCCGGATCGAGCAGCCGCAGGAGCAGATCGACGCGGTGCGTTACGGCGGCCGGTCGGGCCACCCCGCGCTCGGCGCCGCCGACTACGGGCTGTCGGTCCGGGCGGGGGGCTGCGACCTGTTCACCTTCTGCATGTGCGCCGGCGGCTACGTCATGCCGAGCGTCAGCGAGCCCGGCTACTTCTGCACCAACGGCATGAGCGAGAGCCGGCACGACTCGCCGTATGCCAACAGCGGCCTGGTCGTGACGATCGACCCGGCGGAGACCGGCAGCCGTCACCCGCTGGCCGGCGTCCACTTCCAGCAGCGGTTCGAGCGGATGGCCTACCTGGCGGCCGGGCGGTCCTACGCGGCCCCGATCCAGTGGGTCCGGGATTTCCTCCGGGCGCGGCCCAGCCGAGGCAAGCTCCCCTCGAGCTACAGCCGCGTCGACACCGTCCCCACCGACCTGAACGCCATCCTGCCCGCCAAGGTCTGCGAGGCCCTCGTCCGCGGCCTCCCCGCCATGGACCGGCGGCTCCAGGGCTCGTTCCTCAGGCATGCGACGCTCACCGGGCCGGAAGCCCGTGGCAGCTCGCCCGTCCGCATCCCCCGCGATCCGGAGAGCCGTCAGAGCCCCGCCGTCGCCGGGCTCTACCCCTGCGGCGAGGGGGCGGGCTTCGCGGGCGGCATCATCAGCGCGGCGGTCGATGGGCTCCGGACCGCCCGGGCGATCGCCGCCGCCTTCGCCCGCCCGGGATGAAGCGGCTGTAGGCAATCCGTGTCAATTCCATGCAAT from Aquisphaera giovannonii includes these protein-coding regions:
- a CDS encoding NAD(P)/FAD-dependent oxidoreductase, producing the protein MSLKISNLRLEIDDREEDLPRRVAGRLGIAPGDLLRWRILRKSLDARRHDDLHFMYAMEVDIPPDAAGRLAAASDPDVRAFEPEPFSWPPPGDRPLEHRPVIIGAGPAGLLAGYFLAEQGYRPLILERGRAVKDRVADVRRFDAGGPIDPESNYLFGEGGAGTFSDGKLTSRATGPDVTRILEVLAECHGKPSIIYEHRPHLGSNRLPLVVRTLRRKLEAMGGEVIFSCRAEDLDVADGRMRGVATSSGYIPAEVVILAAGHSARDTYGLLLRRGIPIAAKPFQFGVRIEQPQEQIDAVRYGGRSGHPALGAADYGLSVRAGGCDLFTFCMCAGGYVMPSVSEPGYFCTNGMSESRHDSPYANSGLVVTIDPAETGSRHPLAGVHFQQRFERMAYLAAGRSYAAPIQWVRDFLRARPSRGKLPSSYSRVDTVPTDLNAILPAKVCEALVRGLPAMDRRLQGSFLRHATLTGPEARGSSPVRIPRDPESRQSPAVAGLYPCGEGAGFAGGIISAAVDGLRTARAIAAAFARPG